CCATAGCCCTAGTTAAAGATTCTCCGTTTTCGATAGCTATCGCAGCAATAACCGTTTTGCTGTTTCGTGTCTGGGTAAGTAAGGGAAGTGCAGTAGGTAGTAGAGGCTTCCAGATCGCATTGTTCTTCTCAGCGCTCGCGGTAACTGCAATGCGTAACAACGGGATTGCGCTTACCGTGATCATGGTGCCACTGTTGTTTTTCATCTGCGATAGCAATAGGAAACTTGCAATTGGGATCGTAGTTGCAGCTATAGTGGCTGGGTCCATACCGGGACAGATCTCGAAGATTTACGTGGGCCCTCATAAATATGTAGAGTCAGTCAGCATGCCCCTTCAGATGATCGGGTATGGCATCTGGGCGCAACCACAGTGCATTCCGAGGGCGCAGCGCACCTACTTCTCTAAGATCATGCCAATTGCACAGTGGGCGCAGGCATATTCGCCGCTTTCAGTAGATGCTACTAAAGATAATGGTCAGTTCGATCGAGACTACCTGCAACGAACGAAGGGTGAGTTTGCGCGGCACTTTGTGGCCTATAGTTTTTCCTGTCCTGTGTCCGCTGCGAAAGGGTATCTGCTGCACACCAGGAACTACTGGTCGCCCCAGACCCGTCCCATTGGCAGAACCAGTCAATCCATCTTTCACTCTTTAGTGTCGAATGATTCAGCTAGCAGCACTGCGTGGCGGCAGGAGCTAGGAAAGCGGGGGATAAGCAACCACTCGCTGCTGCCAGATGGGCTCACCTCCGCAGTGATGGCCTGGTTCCGGACTGGCACTGCCCATTTTCCCGGTGCTGGTACGTGGGCGTGGGCCCTATTGGTAGCGGTAGGTGGCTTTCTGTACCGGCGTAGATATGCAGGATTAGCACTGGCATTTCCCTCAGCGCTAATCTATGCCACTCTTTTGGTGGCTTCTCCTGTGTCCTATCCCTTTAGATACGTAGCATTCTTGGCTTTGGTGGCCCCTTTTTCTCTAGCCATCCTGTTAGTAGGCGAGCCGGCTAAGCAGACGATAAATGTGGGCACCACTACAAAAACACCTGTGAATAAAAGCTGGTGGTGAGTGTGTTTTTGATGGAGGAATCTTTATAATTCGGGAGGTAAGAGCAATAAGGCTGCAATCGGGTGCGGTATTGCGAAGATAATTTTGTGTTTGTTGGCCAGAAGGGCTAAATGTGAAAAAGCGTGACCATGTAGCGGTGATTATCCCTTGTTATAACGAAGAAGCCGCCATCGGCCGAGTAGTCTCGGACCTGAAGCAAACTCTTCCGCAGGCAACTATCTACGTATACGACAACAATTCCACAGATAACACTGCCAGTGAGGCAAAAGCCGCTGGGGCAGTGGTGCGCTTCGAAGGTCGTAAGGGAAAAGGCAACGTGGTTAGGCGGGCCTTTGCCGACGTTGATGCTGACGCCTATGTGATGATCGATGGCGACGATACGTACGAGGCAGCGGCAGCGTCGAAAATGGTTGCGAAGCTGTTTTCGGAAGGGTTGGATCACGTCCTCGGATGCCGGATGGATAATCCGGAATCCACCGCATACCGTCCTGGGCATGCGCAGGGCAACAGGTTGTTTAATCGGCTAGTGTCAGGCCTATTTGGAATGCCGGTGACGGATATGCTTTCCGGCTACAGGGTTTTCTCTAGAAGGTTCGTGAAATCCTTCCCCGCCCTCTCTAAAGAATTTGAAATCGAAACAGAACTCACGGTGCATACGATGCGGTTGGGAGTGCCCCAGGCCGAATATCAGGTGGGGTTCAAAGATCGCCCAGAGGGGTCGGATTCGAAGCTGCGGACATTCCGCGACGGTTTCAAGATCCTGGGCACGATCGCGCGCCTGCTAGCGCACGAGCGGCCCTTTGCAACCTTCGGGATAATTAGCCTAATTGCGGCCATCTTCTCGTTGCTCATCGGCGCACCGGTGGTGTGGGATTACATTCAAACAGGGCTGGTGCCCCGCCTTCCATCGGCAGTTCTAGCATCCGGACTTGCAGTGATCAGCGCGCTGTCTTTGACGGTAGGAATGACGCTAAGTGGGGTGTTGCGTGCTCGCCAAGAAATCGCCCGCCTGGCATACCTGCAATATGAGGCACCAGCTGATGGGGAATAAGTGGTTGAAGCCATCGCTAGTGAAGTACCTATTCGTTGGAGTGGGTACTTCATTGATGGACTTTCTTCTATTTTTGTTTTTCTCGTCTGTAATAGGCCTGCCCGAAGTGGTAGCGAATATTTTCTCCACCGCAATCACTATCGTCGCATCCTACTTCGTTAACAATTTCTTTGTGTTCGAATCGAAACGCATTTCCTGGGCATCATTTGTTTCGTTTGCTGGACTTACCCTATTCACAGGAATGGTCCTTCAGTCCGGTGTTATCTGGGCAGTGATGCATATTTCAGGATTTATTTGGCATGGTCCTATTGTTGCTGCTCGGGCGGCTTCTAAAATAGCTGCTATGGCGGTAGGGGCGACCTGCAATTATTTGGGTTATGCCGCCCTCTTCACGAAGAAGAACTAGGAATATCCTCGCGCAGCTGAAAGGTTAGGGCTTCTATGCGAGCATCTCTTAGCAAGGTTTGGGACTTCCGTTATATCGGCTTTGTCCTAGTCGGAGGATTAGCGTTCGCGGTAGTGAACATTGTGGGCCAAATAGTGGCTCACCAGCTCAACCCGGCTGTTCCTGTTGCTAGCCCGTACCGGTTCATAAAGTATTTTTTGCTTGGCGCAATTGCCAGTGCATTTTTAGCATGGGGTGGACGCACTAACTGGGCGGCGCGTAGGCGCATTTTGCCTCGCCTCCAACTGAACCTCAGTGCTTTCGCTATCTTCGTAGCTGCATGGCTAATACCGCTCGTACGTTTTTGGCCAGCAGTGGCAATGAACGATTCTTGGGCAGTTTTCGAAGGGCCATTAGAAGTCTCGAATCAGCACCCCCTCGGATTCGGAATCTATCTGACCGGGCTGACGGCTGTGGGAGAATATCTGTTCGGTAGTCAGGCAGGAGGAATTGCTTTTGCCTCTGTAGTCCAGGTGCTTCTGTGGGCCGCCGGGCTGGTGTATGTGGTAGACGCTCTGAACGTAATGCGCGTGCGCACCCCCCTTGTTGTGGGCTTTATTATTTATGCGGCGTTTTTCCCTGTGGTGAGTGACTACGCAATAGCCCTGGTAAAAGATTCCCCATTCATGCTGGGAATTGCCATGCTCAGTGTCATGCTGGTGAGGATCTTCAATAGTAGGGGGAAGCCTTTCACCCGCCCCGCGTTTGTCGCCCTCTTCGTGGTGGTACTGGTCGTAATAAGTGCCAGTCGAAACAACGGAACATTGCTTGTTCTAATTGCGCTAGTGTGTGCCGTTGGCTGGGCAAAAGGACGTAGAAAAGTTGCGGCCTTGGCGGGTATTGCTGCGTTGGTTATAGGCTCTATCCCAGCAGTCATATCCTCCCACTATGCAGGTCCCCATAAATATGCGGAATCAGTTGGGGTTCCGCTTCAGATGATTGGGTACACGATTAAGGTAAATAGAGGTTGTTTGCCGCCGGATGATCTGGCCTTCTACAGTAAAATTTTCCCGCTCGATCTGTGGGCACATGTCTATGATCCTGTGACTATCGATTCGGTAAAATACAACCCGAAGTTCCAGTGGGGCTACATACAGGAGCACAAGGAGGAATTTCCAAAGCATTTCCTCAGTTCCGCTTTATCTTGCCCGCGTAATTTTGCGCGCGCCTACATAAACCACACCTACCCATACTGGACTGCGTCAGGGAATGAAATCGGAAGTACTACCCAGTCCACTTTTACCCAGTTAGTTAGCAACGAGACCAACTACCAATATGGCTACACTGCAACTTTGCGCAAGCACGGCGTGGTCAATCAATCTCAATTGCCGCAGAAAGCGGACGAGGTGTTTAACGCGAGTTGGCTGCCTGTGCTGAAGAAGACTCGCGGCACAGGAGCATGGATGTGGGGACTAGTGCTAATTTGTGTAGCAGCGCTGCGATATGGCAGAAGGGACGTTCTAGTGTCCCTATTGCCGTCTGCAGTTATCATGGGGACGCTATTTCTTGCCTCTCCTCACTCGCTAGTGTTCAGGTACTCGGCATTCCTTACCCTCACAGTTCCACTAGCGTTGCTTCTGCTGTTCTCTGCTAAAGAGCGGCGCAAAGTCGCGACCCCCAATTAGGGGTTGGGCGTGAAAACCAGGTATTTGTACAGGAAATACCGGGTGATAGTTCCAAATGCCAGCCCCACAATATTTGCTGAAATTGTATCTGCGAAAGCCGATGTGAAGCCCAGTAGATAGTGGCTAATGCAGAGGCATATAAGAGGGGGAATCATGCCGATCACATTGGCTAGAGCGAACTCGAAGGCTTCTTTCACAAGGTTGGCACTGTTGGGCATTTTGAAAGCCCAATTCCTATTTATTGACCAGGAAAAAGCGGTAGCGACGCACACAGCAATAACCTTGCTGAGGAGCGGGAAGAGCCCTAGATAGAGCAATAAATCCAAAACCCCTGTGTCGACGATCCAGGCTAAACCTCCACACACCCCGAAACGCCAGAGCTGACCCCAGTTAGGGCTCATGATTTTTGAAATATATTGCACGTACCCACCTTATGCGAAGGTGTTTCGCCCTCCCAAAGATAGAATCCAAGTGTGAGTGCACCAATTATTGCAGTAGTCGGAGGCGGGCAGCTAGCCCGCATGATGCAAGAAGCCGCCAACGCGTTGGGAATCCATCTGCGGGTTTTAGTCGAATCGACTGAAGCCTCTACAGCGCAGGTGGTTCCAGATTCGCCCGTTGGGCAGGCAGATGATGAAAAGGCAGTCGAAGAGTTGGTAACCGGCGCCCAGGTTCTAACCTTTGAACACGAGCACGTGCCGAACGCCTTCCTTGAAACTTTGCCGGTACCAGTAAGGCCCGCACCTGCCGCGTTGGTCTATGCGCAAAATAAGTTGCGGATGAGGCAGGTAATGGACAAGATTGGGGCTCCAAATCCGCAGTGGGCCGAAGTCGCAAGCAGGGGAGAACTTGCCGACTTCGCAAGCCGGGTAGGTCTTCCTCTAATATTGAAGACTCCTACCGGAGGTTATGACGGTAAGGGAGTTCTGAAGATTCAAGATCTAGCTGAGGCACAGGACTGGCTCGATCGCTTGGAGGACGGGCAAACCCTCCTGGCGGAAGAAGCCGTTCCATTTGATAAAGAATTAGCGGTGCTCCTCGCCCGCCGTCCGTCCGGAGAAGTAAGATGCTGGCCGGTGGTCCAGACGATCCAGGAAAACGGGGTCTGCTCGGTCGTGTTAGCTCCGGCACCCGACCTGTCCGACCAAATTGACCAACAGGCACGGGAACTGGGCGAACGCATAGCTACTGAACTAGATGTAACTGGTGTTCTGGCAGTAGAAATGTTCGCAGTAGGGGACGGCGCAGACACCAAGCTGTACGTGAACGAGCTGGCTATGCGCCCGCACAATAGTGGGCATTGGACCATCGAGGGCTCGATAACTTCACAATTCGAGCAACACCTGCGCGCAGTACTGGATCTGCCCTTAGGAGACACGGCCCCAGTTAGTGATGGTGCGGCTATGGTGAACCTGCTGGGATCCGAACTTGAAGAGCCACGCGAAGCCTACCCCCGTGCGCTCGCGGAAGTTCCCGAAGCCAAGGTGCACTACTACGGCAAAGGGGTCCGCCCGGGACGTAAACTAGGTCACGTTACGGTAGTTGGCGCCGATGCGAGCGAATGCGCTCGGAAAGCTCGTAGGGTTGTCGATATTTTGCAGGGGAAGGAAAAATGAAGGTTGCAATTGTAATGGGTTCAGACTCCGACTGGCCCACCATGAAGGCTGCCGCGCAGGAGCTGACTGCGCTCGGTATCGACTATGACGCAAAAGTTGTTTCCGCTCATCGGATGCCTGCGGACATGATCGCGTTCGGAGCACAGGCAGAAGAGGCCGGTTACAGCGTGATTATTGCGGGAGCCGGCGGAGCGGCACATTTGCCGGGCATGCTTGCAGCAGTAACTCCGCTCCCAGTCATCGGTGTGCCTGTGCCGCTCAAATATCTTGACGGCATGGATTCGTTGCTTTCTATTGTGCAGATGCCCGGGGGAGTACCGGTAGCTACCGTTTCCGTAGGCGGAGCAAAGAACGCTGGTTTGCTTGCGGCCCGAATCTTGGGCGCCGGAGAAGGAGAAGGGGCTCGCAAGATTCGCGAGGCCATGAAGAAATATCAACAGTCGCTGCGCGAAGTAGCCATTGAAAAAGGCAAGCGGCTTGATGCAGAGCTAGAACAGATTAGAGGGGAATAAATGAGTATTTTAGTTGCTGGAGGCGCCGGCTACATCGGCGCGCACGTGGTTCGACTCCTGGCCGACAGGGGCGAGGACGTAGTGGTGGTCGATGACCTCTCTTATGGCAAAGCTGACCGCATCGGCGATGCGAAGCTTGTCGAACTGGACATTGCAAGCGCCCAGGCGCCGGAGAAGCTGGCGCAGACTATGCGTGAAGAGAATGTTAGCGCTGTGATCCATTTTGCTGCGCGGAAGCAGGTTGGCGAATCCGTAGAAAAACCGACGTGGTATTACCAGCAGAACATTGGTGGCCTAGCAAATATGCTTCAGGCTATGCAGGAAGCTGATGTCAAGCAGATGATCTTTAGCTCTTCGGCAGCCGTCTATGGCATGCCTCCCGTAGAGGTAGTCAACGAAGACATAGAGAAGCACCCGATCAATCCATACGGCGAAACGAAACTTATCGGCGAATGGATGATGGCCGACTGCCAGAGGGCGTGGGGACTCCGGTGGATCGGATTGCGCTACTTCAACGTCGCCGGTGCCGGTTGGGATGACTTGGAAGATCCCGCAACGCTAAACCTCGTTCCCATGCTGCTTGACCGCCTGGCAAACGGGGACAACCCGAAGATCTTCGGCACAGACTATGACACTCCTGACGGTACCTGTATTCGCGACTACATCCACATACTGGATTTGGCTGACGCGCATCTTTCCGCCCTCGACTATGTGGCTTCCGGAAAGGAAATGAACTACCACACCTTCAACGTGGGAACCGGCAAGGGCACCTCGGTGCGGCAGATTGTAGATGGGCTCCGCGAAGTCACGGGACTGAAGTTCACTGCAGACGAGCTCGACCGCCGTGCGGGGGATCCGCCGCAGCTAATTGGTAACGCGTCCCGGATTACCGAAGAGCTCGGTTGGAAGGCAAAATACGACGTCTCGGATATCTTGAAATCTGCATGGAAGGCATGGCAGGCGCACGACCGCGCCATCGATGTTGAGGCCTTCAACGCGGACAAGTAGATAGAAAAAGGTGGTTGGGAGAGTCCCCCAACCACCTTTTTTATACCCTTTATTCGTCTACAGACTGGAAATCGGCTTTAGTAAGAGTGCCCTGCTTTACCTTGGAAAAGAACTCCGGCGCCCTCTCTTCGTCTAGGAGTACGGTGGAGCCGGCGCCCTCGACATAGTAGTCGGTGGTCCCAATGGGGGGAATACCGGTAAGTCCGGCAGAAGAAGCGTTCTTATAGGCCAGTCCAAGTTTGGCCAGCGAAATAATCCCAGTGTCCGGGTCAGTAGTTAGCGACTCGGCTACCGCGCCCCCAAGTGCTACGTGCCTGAACGGATTGATAATGGAGGCGGGGGAGAGCCCCTTCTTCAGCACCTGATTTACAACCTGTCGTTGCCTGTCAGCTCTACCCAGATCACCGCGTGGATCGAACTTCCTCATCCTAGAAAAGGCAAGTGCAGTCTTCCCGTCGGCATCATGGCAACCGGCTTTCCAGTCTAATTTAGCCTCCGGATCCTGAACTGTTAGATCCATACAGAGGTTGACGCCACCTACCGCATCAACCATCTGTTCAACTCCGCCCATTCCTATTTGCACGAAATGGTCAACTCTTATTCCAGTCAGTTTTTCAACCGATGTAACTAGGAGCGGCGCGCCGCCATAAGCGTAGGCAGCGTTCAGTTTGTTATAGCCCCAGTCTGGGATATCTACCAGAGTGTCCCTGGGCAAGGAGATAGCTACCGACTGTCCATTGGCGGCCTTGTGGATGAGCATGATTGAATCGGCCCGGTGCCCCTCGGTACCGTCTGGGCCAATGCCGCTCTTCCCCTCGGAGGTATTGCGTTCGTCCGAGCCGGCCAGCAAATAGGTTTGTCCCGACTGCTCGCCTACGTTATCTAAAGCTTCGGTGTGGCCAAGCTTGGAGTTGGCCCATAGCAAGAGGCCTAGCGGCCAACAGATCAGCATCGCGACAAGCGCCAGCACGATCGGTTTAGCAGTGAAGTGGTATCGCCACCTGGGCGCCCGTTTGCGCAAATTGGACAGCCCGTTTGGATTTTTTGGTCGGGGCCGTACCTGCGGGGGAGTGCCTTGCACCGGTCGCCTTTGCGTGCCAGGTGCGAATGACTGCGGGGAACTAGTAGTCCTTCTTGCACGCGATGGCGCGTACGAGGGCGGGACCGTTGCGGAGGAGGGAGAATATCGGTCTTGGCGAGGGGCACCTTCGGTCGCGGAGTTTGGTCGATACGTATTCCGCGGAGCAGGTCTGCCGCTAGAGCCTGCAGCAGAGCTAGTGGTAGGACGCCGCCGCTTCTTCGGTTGGAAGGAAGGTGGTGTACTCACGGTTCGCATTTCTCCTGTGCGGCTTTGTTGGAGTCTTCTACAGCTGCTCCCACGGGGGAGGAAGTCTCTGTTGTCGGCGTTTCGCTCGGGGTGGACTCGGATTCAGTTGGCTCTGGCTCGGACGATGAAGGAGCCGGCTCCGGCTTGGCTGACTCTTCCTTCTTCGGAGTCTGCTTGGGCGCGGGAGGTTGAATCACGTAAGTCTTCGAATTTCCATCGCGAACCGACAAGCCGGTAGGTAGGTCAGTATCTTTAATGAGCGCTTCCCACACCTGCTGGGCCTGGTCAGAGAAAATGACTCGATCCGGATCTAGCGGGTAGGGCTCGTTGGGAGCCGTGGCAAAGCGAACATTAGCGGGATCGATCGACCTCAGAGAATTGCCGAACCCGCCCAGCGCTGCGAGCGATGAAAAGCCGGAGGAAACTGTAAGCGAAGAGAGCCCCGCCTTAGTGAACCCGTACAGCGAAGATAGGTCTGTCAAAAGATTCTTCTTTAGGGCCGTGCGGATCATAATCCCTAGGAGGCGCTGCTGGCGTTGGATCCTCGAGAGATCTGAACCATCGCCAATGTAGCGCAATCTGGCGTAACCAACCGACGCCTTGCCATTCAGGTGGTTGCAGCCCTTCTTTAGATCAATGTGGGCCTGCTCGTCGCTTATATCCTCATCAAGCCAGAGCTTTAGGCCGCCAAGTGAATCGACCATCGAGGAGAAGCCATTGAAATCGGCAAGCACATATTCGTCGATCCGAACGCCCGTGTTGGCCTCTACAGTTTTCTTGGCACATTCGATGCCCGCTACGGTATCCGAGTTGCCAGCTGCCTCACTGAATGCGCTGTTAACTTGGCCAAAGCTTTCCTCTGTTTCGCCGCCGCCCTCGGTTTTACAAGACGGCAGATCAACCATTGTGTCGCGAGGGATAGATATGACGGAAACAGATTTCCTGTCCTTGGCAATGTGGGCGATCATCATGGTGTCTGAGCGCATGCCCTCGACTCCGGTGTCTTCGCCCTCGCCGGATTTGCCGGAGCGAGTGTCCGAGCCTAAAACAAGCACGTTTACTGCCCGTCCCGCGTAGTGATCGTAGGGAAGGAAGCCCCCGCGACCGCCCGCAACGTTAAGCGAATTGTTCAAATCCTGGTAGAACAGTATGCCTGCTGTAACGAGGAATACTGCAAATGCCAAGATCGCGATCCCAATCCGCGTTGGCCAGCTGCGCCCTCTGGGTAGCTTTGATGCATGCGTTGGGTGGTCACGATACAATGCGTGCCTATTAGTCATCGCTCTATACTATTGCTCGATTCAGGTTTTTGGGCGTTCATGATAGCTAGTTCACGTGCTAGTTTTGTGATTTTGCGCTGCTGAAAGTGCGACCGTTTCGACTGGTAAGCCAGCGAGGCGAAGAACGCGATAACAAGCAGGTATAGCAACAGGTCGGCGCCACGCTGAACCCCAACCATGGCTGCCACCTTCGAGGTGATGGATGGCCACAAAATGGCAATAACTGCGAGTAGTGCGAATATCGAGATGGAAAGGCGCCGCAGGGCGAGTTTCTTGTCTGAACCTTCGCGGGAGCGGATCAGTAGTACGGCTACGGCAAGGATTCCGACGATAAGAATTACTTTAATCAGCATGGTTTCCTCAGTGAAGCAGAAGGTCAGTGACGATATTGATGGAATTCAGCAGGGACTGTCCCTTCGCCCGTGAATAGTCCGTGTAACGAATGTGAACCGGCAACTCGGACCAGGGGAGTTTGGTGGCGGCAAGTTTGCTCACAATCTCGCTTGCGTGAGCCATCCGGTTTTGGTTCAGATAAATTCGCTCCACAGCGTCGCGGCGCAAAGCGCGTAGACCATTGTGCGCGTCGGTGAGCTTCAGACCGGTCTCAATGCGAGTGACGAATGCGGCGGTCTTCAGCACTAGCTGCTTGATCTTCCCGGCCTCGATATTGCCGCCTAAGAAACGGGAGCCAAAAATTATGGCCTTGTCGTTTTCTTCGGCGTACTGGACCATCGCTAGGGCATCGGAAGTTTGATGCTGTCCGTCGGCATCAAATGTCACAACATACTTGCCGTTAGTTTTGCGAAGAAAATACGAAAACCCGGTCTGAAGGGCTGCCCCCTGCCCCATATTGATAGGGTGGGTGAGCACTGTAGCGCCAGCTCTTAATGCTTCCTGACCAGAGTCGTCTGTGGAGCCATCATCTACACAAATAATGTTGGGAAACACTTTTAGGGTGTCCCGAATGACCTGGCCAATTACTTCGGCCTCGTTATAAAGAGGCATAACCAGGTACGTATTGGTAGTGAGAGAAGACATGGTAACAGTGTTGCACAAGTTCCGTTAAAACTGCTTGACAAAGAGGGCGTGCCCCTGGTGAAAAGTGTCATGCTGACATGCCCCTTGCCAGGTGAAGGCTGATCTAATGTGGCCTCTAGGCGGTTTGTCATAGTCGTATTTAACGAAAATAAGCTAACGTGTTTGTGTAAATAGTAAGGCCCAAGGGGAGGCTCATGGTTCGGATAGTTGACACTGCAGACGTGTCTGATGAGGCAAAGATTGGCGAAGGCTCTTCGATCTGGCATCTAGCCCAGGTACGTGAACATGCAGTCCTAGGTGAAAATTGCGTCGTCGGCCGTGGGGCTTATATCGGCGAGGGCGTGCAGCTAGGAAATAACTGCAAGGTGCAAAACTACGCGCTGGTATACGAGCCCGCCAAGATTGCAGATGGCGTGTTTATCGGTCCAGCTGTCGTACTTACGAACGATCACTATCCACGGGCGGTCAATCCAGATGGCTCGCTCAAATCTGCTTCTGATTGGGAGCAGGTAGGAGTAACTATCGGACAGGGCGCTGCAATTGGGGCTCGTTCGGTATGTGTAGCTCCAGTGAAGATCGGGCCGTGGGCACTGGTTGCCGCAGGCTCAGTAGTAGTAAAAGATGTACCTGCTCACGCGTTAGTTGCGGGAGTTCCTGCCAAACAGATCGGTTGGGTAGGAAAAGCAGGGGTTAAGCTTGAAAGTGTTTCAGAAGGATACCGCTGCCCGCAGACAGGTATGCTTTACAAGGAAGAAAACGGCGAACTGACGGAGGTTTGCGAATAAATGTCTAAGGAATTCATTCCTGCAGCCAAGCCACTAATTGGCAAGGAAGAAGAAGAAGCTGTCCAGCGGGTGCTGGAATCCGGGATGGTCGCACAGGGCCCTCAGGTCGCAGCTTTTGAAGAGGAGTTCTCGGCCCAGATGGCCAAGGGAGCTTCCTCCTGTGCAGTCAACTCGGGTACCTCGGCATTGCACGTTGGTTTGCTGGCTGCCGGGATTGGTCCTGGCGACGAAGTTATTGTTCCTTCGTTTACGTTTGCGGCTACCGCTAACTCGGTAGCAATGACCGGCGCCAAGCCGGTATTTGCTGATATCGAGGCCGACTACTTCAACCTCGATCCGAAGCATGTAGAAGAGCAGATTACCGAGCACACTAAGGCCATCATGCCGGTGCACCTTTATGGACATCCGGCCAAGATGGAGCAGATTGTAAAGATTGCTCAGGAACACAACCTCTTCGTCTTTGAAGACTGTGCTCAGGCGCATGGAGCCACCTTGAATGGCAAGCAGGTTGGTACCTTCGGTGCGTTTGGTGCCTTCAGCTTCTACCCGACCAAGAACATGACGGCCGGTGAAGGCGGCATGATCACTACCTCCGATCCAGAGGTGTTGCGTCGTGCCAAGATGATCCGTAACCAGGGCATGGAAAAGCGTTACGCGAATGAACTGGTTGGCGTCAACAACCGTATGACCGACATTAACGCTGCGATCGGCCGCGAACAGCTCAAGAAGGTTGGCGCCTGGACCGAGACTCGCCAGCAGAACGCGAAGTACCTCTCTGACCACATCGAGGGCGTGATTACTCCTAAGGTCATGGAAGGGGCAACTCACGTCTACCACCAGTACACGATCCGTGTTGAGTCCGATCGCGATGGCTTCCAGCAGGCTCTGAAGGACGAGTACCAGATCGGTTCCGGTGTCTACTACCCGATTCCGAACC
The genomic region above belongs to Winkia neuii and contains:
- a CDS encoding 5-(carboxyamino)imidazole ribonucleotide synthase, which gives rise to MSAPIIAVVGGGQLARMMQEAANALGIHLRVLVESTEASTAQVVPDSPVGQADDEKAVEELVTGAQVLTFEHEHVPNAFLETLPVPVRPAPAALVYAQNKLRMRQVMDKIGAPNPQWAEVASRGELADFASRVGLPLILKTPTGGYDGKGVLKIQDLAEAQDWLDRLEDGQTLLAEEAVPFDKELAVLLARRPSGEVRCWPVVQTIQENGVCSVVLAPAPDLSDQIDQQARELGERIATELDVTGVLAVEMFAVGDGADTKLYVNELAMRPHNSGHWTIEGSITSQFEQHLRAVLDLPLGDTAPVSDGAAMVNLLGSELEEPREAYPRALAEVPEAKVHYYGKGVRPGRKLGHVTVVGADASECARKARRVVDILQGKEK
- a CDS encoding DUF6020 family protein; amino-acid sequence: MRASLSKVWDFRYIGFVLVGGLAFAVVNIVGQIVAHQLNPAVPVASPYRFIKYFLLGAIASAFLAWGGRTNWAARRRILPRLQLNLSAFAIFVAAWLIPLVRFWPAVAMNDSWAVFEGPLEVSNQHPLGFGIYLTGLTAVGEYLFGSQAGGIAFASVVQVLLWAAGLVYVVDALNVMRVRTPLVVGFIIYAAFFPVVSDYAIALVKDSPFMLGIAMLSVMLVRIFNSRGKPFTRPAFVALFVVVLVVISASRNNGTLLVLIALVCAVGWAKGRRKVAALAGIAALVIGSIPAVISSHYAGPHKYAESVGVPLQMIGYTIKVNRGCLPPDDLAFYSKIFPLDLWAHVYDPVTIDSVKYNPKFQWGYIQEHKEEFPKHFLSSALSCPRNFARAYINHTYPYWTASGNEIGSTTQSTFTQLVSNETNYQYGYTATLRKHGVVNQSQLPQKADEVFNASWLPVLKKTRGTGAWMWGLVLICVAALRYGRRDVLVSLLPSAVIMGTLFLASPHSLVFRYSAFLTLTVPLALLLLFSAKERRKVATPN
- the purE gene encoding 5-(carboxyamino)imidazole ribonucleotide mutase, coding for MKVAIVMGSDSDWPTMKAAAQELTALGIDYDAKVVSAHRMPADMIAFGAQAEEAGYSVIIAGAGGAAHLPGMLAAVTPLPVIGVPVPLKYLDGMDSLLSIVQMPGGVPVATVSVGGAKNAGLLAARILGAGEGEGARKIREAMKKYQQSLREVAIEKGKRLDAELEQIRGE
- a CDS encoding LCP family protein → MQGTPPQVRPRPKNPNGLSNLRKRAPRWRYHFTAKPIVLALVAMLICWPLGLLLWANSKLGHTEALDNVGEQSGQTYLLAGSDERNTSEGKSGIGPDGTEGHRADSIMLIHKAANGQSVAISLPRDTLVDIPDWGYNKLNAAYAYGGAPLLVTSVEKLTGIRVDHFVQIGMGGVEQMVDAVGGVNLCMDLTVQDPEAKLDWKAGCHDADGKTALAFSRMRKFDPRGDLGRADRQRQVVNQVLKKGLSPASIINPFRHVALGGAVAESLTTDPDTGIISLAKLGLAYKNASSAGLTGIPPIGTTDYYVEGAGSTVLLDEERAPEFFSKVKQGTLTKADFQSVDE
- a CDS encoding GtrA family protein, coding for MKYLFVGVGTSLMDFLLFLFFSSVIGLPEVVANIFSTAITIVASYFVNNFFVFESKRISWASFVSFAGLTLFTGMVLQSGVIWAVMHISGFIWHGPIVAARAASKIAAMAVGATCNYLGYAALFTKKN
- a CDS encoding glycosyltransferase: MKKRDHVAVIIPCYNEEAAIGRVVSDLKQTLPQATIYVYDNNSTDNTASEAKAAGAVVRFEGRKGKGNVVRRAFADVDADAYVMIDGDDTYEAAAASKMVAKLFSEGLDHVLGCRMDNPESTAYRPGHAQGNRLFNRLVSGLFGMPVTDMLSGYRVFSRRFVKSFPALSKEFEIETELTVHTMRLGVPQAEYQVGFKDRPEGSDSKLRTFRDGFKILGTIARLLAHERPFATFGIISLIAAIFSLLIGAPVVWDYIQTGLVPRLPSAVLASGLAVISALSLTVGMTLSGVLRARQEIARLAYLQYEAPADGE
- a CDS encoding GtrA family protein, with amino-acid sequence MQYISKIMSPNWGQLWRFGVCGGLAWIVDTGVLDLLLYLGLFPLLSKVIAVCVATAFSWSINRNWAFKMPNSANLVKEAFEFALANVIGMIPPLICLCISHYLLGFTSAFADTISANIVGLAFGTITRYFLYKYLVFTPNP
- the galE gene encoding UDP-glucose 4-epimerase GalE, producing MSILVAGGAGYIGAHVVRLLADRGEDVVVVDDLSYGKADRIGDAKLVELDIASAQAPEKLAQTMREENVSAVIHFAARKQVGESVEKPTWYYQQNIGGLANMLQAMQEADVKQMIFSSSAAVYGMPPVEVVNEDIEKHPINPYGETKLIGEWMMADCQRAWGLRWIGLRYFNVAGAGWDDLEDPATLNLVPMLLDRLANGDNPKIFGTDYDTPDGTCIRDYIHILDLADAHLSALDYVASGKEMNYHTFNVGTGKGTSVRQIVDGLREVTGLKFTADELDRRAGDPPQLIGNASRITEELGWKAKYDVSDILKSAWKAWQAHDRAIDVEAFNADK
- a CDS encoding DUF6020 family protein; the encoded protein is MNDTWAILSEPLAASSQHPLAYGYGLSALVHGGSLLLGNVSRGLAFAAMVQMVLWALVVAAMADTLRMTGAPRMVIYAFVAYTAAVPVVGDYAIALVKDSPFSIAIAAITVLLFRVWVSKGSAVGSRGFQIALFFSALAVTAMRNNGIALTVIMVPLLFFICDSNRKLAIGIVVAAIVAGSIPGQISKIYVGPHKYVESVSMPLQMIGYGIWAQPQCIPRAQRTYFSKIMPIAQWAQAYSPLSVDATKDNGQFDRDYLQRTKGEFARHFVAYSFSCPVSAAKGYLLHTRNYWSPQTRPIGRTSQSIFHSLVSNDSASSTAWRQELGKRGISNHSLLPDGLTSAVMAWFRTGTAHFPGAGTWAWALLVAVGGFLYRRRYAGLALAFPSALIYATLLVASPVSYPFRYVAFLALVAPFSLAILLVGEPAKQTINVGTTTKTPVNKSWW